From Rhodococcus antarcticus, the proteins below share one genomic window:
- a CDS encoding (2Fe-2S)-binding protein, with amino-acid sequence MTRVSMTVDGVSYTDEVEPRTLLVHHLRERLGKVGTVVGCDTSNCGACTIALDGQSVKSCSVLAVQADGSDITTVEGLARDGVLHPVQQAFHENHGLQCGFCTPGMIMAAIDLLGENPDPTESEVRHGLEGNLCRCTGYQNIVKSVQAAAKAMAPGAHASTPAPVAGE; translated from the coding sequence ATGACGCGCGTCAGCATGACCGTCGACGGTGTGAGCTACACCGACGAGGTCGAACCCCGAACTCTTCTCGTGCACCACCTCCGCGAGCGCCTCGGCAAGGTCGGCACCGTGGTCGGCTGCGACACCAGCAACTGCGGTGCCTGCACGATCGCGCTCGACGGGCAGAGCGTGAAGTCCTGCTCCGTGCTCGCGGTCCAGGCCGACGGCTCGGACATCACCACGGTCGAGGGCCTCGCCCGCGACGGGGTCCTGCACCCGGTCCAGCAGGCGTTCCACGAGAACCACGGTCTCCAGTGCGGCTTCTGCACACCCGGGATGATCATGGCCGCGATCGACCTGCTCGGGGAGAACCCGGACCCGACCGAGTCGGAGGTGCGGCACGGCCTCGAGGGCAACCTCTGCCGCTGCACCGGGTACCAGAACATCGTCAAGTCCGTCCAGGCCGCCGCGAAGGCGATGGCCCCGGGTGCGCACGCCAGCACCCCCGCACCCGTGGCAGGTGAGTGA
- a CDS encoding GAF domain-containing protein, whose protein sequence is MSSPWLAWRPGEDVALLTRRVHTAYESFLSSSTPGDTLTAVRPVVLESWLRSRHRGVDPDATGSGPVMDDDELRTLREHHPLAAVVPVVRRLLVEDAVDTGLLVAITDARGRMLWVEGDPDLRRRAAPMRFVEGADWSEAVAGTNAPGTAIALDHSVQIFGAEHYSRTVQPWSCSAAPVHDPRTGELLGVIDVTGGDRVAAPEILTLVRATAAAAESELLLRALDGRGPAAGSPLRLTLLGRDRPRLHGPAGTTPLSMRHAEILLLLAERPEGMGAEELAVQLAERDLDTVTVRAEVSRLRRVVGPDLLGSRPYRLTSPLRTEVAEVRGLLARGDRSGAVRACRGPVLPSSDAPGVVAVREELRADVRSALLRPPQDTGLLLDWLATPQGRDDAGLWQALLAALPAGSPEADRASVRLGLDRPPAPGLPLHTRATGLQRPRS, encoded by the coding sequence GTGAGCAGCCCCTGGCTGGCCTGGCGCCCCGGCGAGGACGTTGCCCTGCTCACCCGGCGGGTGCACACGGCCTACGAGAGCTTCCTCAGCTCGTCCACCCCGGGGGACACCCTCACCGCGGTGCGACCCGTGGTGCTCGAGTCCTGGTTGCGCAGCCGACACCGCGGGGTGGACCCGGATGCCACCGGTTCGGGCCCCGTGATGGACGACGACGAGCTCCGCACCCTGCGCGAGCACCACCCGCTGGCGGCGGTCGTGCCCGTCGTCCGGCGGCTGCTCGTGGAGGACGCCGTCGACACCGGGCTGCTCGTGGCCATCACCGACGCCCGGGGCCGCATGCTGTGGGTGGAGGGCGACCCGGACCTGCGTCGACGGGCCGCGCCCATGCGCTTCGTGGAGGGGGCGGACTGGAGCGAGGCCGTCGCCGGCACCAACGCCCCGGGCACGGCGATCGCCCTCGACCACAGCGTGCAGATCTTCGGGGCCGAGCACTACTCGCGCACCGTGCAGCCCTGGAGCTGCTCCGCGGCCCCGGTGCACGACCCGCGCACCGGCGAGCTGCTCGGTGTCATCGACGTGACGGGCGGTGACCGGGTGGCCGCTCCCGAGATCCTCACCCTCGTGCGGGCGACGGCGGCGGCCGCGGAGTCCGAGCTGCTGCTGCGCGCCCTGGACGGCCGGGGGCCCGCCGCGGGGTCGCCGCTGCGGCTGACCCTGCTCGGCCGCGACCGCCCCCGGCTGCACGGCCCGGCGGGAACCACCCCGCTGTCGATGCGGCACGCCGAGATCCTGCTGCTGCTGGCCGAGCGGCCCGAGGGGATGGGCGCCGAGGAGCTCGCGGTGCAGCTCGCCGAGCGGGACCTGGACACCGTGACCGTGCGCGCCGAGGTCTCCCGGCTGCGGCGGGTGGTCGGCCCCGACCTGCTGGGCTCACGGCCCTACCGGCTCACCTCGCCGCTGCGCACGGAGGTCGCGGAGGTGCGCGGGCTGCTCGCCCGGGGCGACCGGTCCGGTGCCGTCCGCGCCTGCCGGGGGCCGGTGCTCCCGAGCTCGGACGCCCCCGGGGTGGTGGCCGTGCGCGAGGAGCTCCGCGCGGACGTGCGCTCCGCGCTGCTGCGCCCGCCGCAGGACACCGGGCTCCTGCTCGACTGGCTGGCCACCCCGCAGGGCCGCGACGACGCGGGGCTGTGGCAGGCCCTGCTGGCCGCCCTGCCCGCGGGGTCGCCGGAGGCCGACCGCGCCTCGGTGCGGCTCGGCCTGGACCGGCCGCCGGCCCCCGGGCTGCCGCTGCACACGCGTGCAACCGGGTTGCAACGTCCCCGCTCCTAG
- the mftF gene encoding mycofactocin biosynthesis glycosyltransferase MftF (Members of this protein family, MftF, are glycosyltransferases, members of PF00535 (glycosyl transferase family 2). The encoding gene is found as part of the mycofactocin cassette, in Mycobacterium tuberculosis, many other Actinobacteria, and occasional members of other lineages. Mycofactocin itself, a putative redox carrier, is a heavily modified derivative of the C-terminal Val-Tyr dipeptide of the mycofactocin precursor MftA (TIGR03969).), translated as MTARLPVGFAVEIDRTTRRLDRGAVLLGGSPPRLLRLAPVARELLAGPRLRVADRRTAGLARTLLDAGVAHPRPATGPTAAEVTVVVPVRDNPTGLAALLAGVHGVGAVVVVDDGSRTPVRVPDGVRVLRHARSRGPAAARNTGLAEASTPYVAFLDSDVVPAPGWLQPLLAHLGDPAVALVAPRIVAGAEVGRGSVGRYEAVRSSLDLGRREAPVVPRSRVAYVPSAALLVRRAALAALPSWPGFDESMPVAEDVDLCWRLHAEGWRLRYEPTSTVGHAHRTDVRSWLGRKAFYGTGAAALAWRHPGLVPPVALAPWTALACGLALTATRPGLVGAAVVSATATVRLSRALPQLEHPVRTAVGLAPQGLLGAGWQLASAAWRHWWPLSAALAVLSPRSRRTILALGVVEGLADWFVHARGQAGLDPVRHTLLKRADDLAYGTGLWVGAWRHRSTAALRPHLRG; from the coding sequence GTGACCGCGCGACTGCCCGTCGGCTTCGCGGTGGAGATCGACCGCACCACCCGACGGCTCGACCGGGGTGCCGTGCTTCTGGGGGGCTCCCCGCCGCGGCTGCTGCGGCTCGCGCCGGTGGCCCGCGAGCTGCTCGCCGGACCCCGGTTGCGGGTGGCCGACCGGCGCACCGCGGGCCTGGCCCGGACCCTGCTCGACGCCGGTGTGGCGCACCCGCGTCCCGCCACCGGCCCCACCGCGGCCGAGGTCACCGTGGTGGTCCCCGTGCGCGACAACCCCACCGGGCTCGCCGCGCTGCTGGCGGGCGTCCACGGGGTGGGGGCCGTGGTCGTGGTGGACGACGGCTCGCGCACCCCGGTGCGGGTACCGGACGGCGTGCGCGTGCTGCGGCACGCGCGCAGCCGCGGTCCGGCCGCCGCTCGCAACACCGGGCTCGCCGAGGCCAGCACCCCCTACGTCGCCTTCCTCGACTCCGACGTGGTTCCCGCGCCCGGTTGGCTGCAGCCGCTGCTCGCGCACCTGGGGGATCCGGCCGTCGCCCTCGTGGCCCCGCGGATCGTCGCCGGTGCGGAGGTCGGCCGCGGCTCGGTGGGCCGGTACGAGGCGGTGCGGTCCTCGCTGGACCTCGGGCGGCGCGAGGCCCCCGTGGTGCCGCGCAGCCGGGTGGCCTACGTGCCGTCGGCGGCGCTGCTGGTGCGACGTGCGGCGCTGGCGGCGCTGCCCTCGTGGCCGGGCTTCGACGAGAGCATGCCCGTGGCCGAGGACGTGGACCTGTGCTGGCGGCTGCACGCCGAGGGCTGGCGGCTGCGCTACGAGCCCACCTCCACCGTCGGGCACGCCCACCGCACGGACGTGCGCAGCTGGCTGGGGCGCAAGGCCTTCTACGGCACCGGGGCCGCGGCCCTGGCCTGGCGGCACCCCGGGCTGGTCCCGCCCGTCGCCCTCGCCCCGTGGACCGCGCTCGCGTGCGGGCTCGCCCTCACCGCCACCCGCCCGGGACTCGTGGGCGCTGCCGTCGTGAGCGCCACCGCCACCGTGCGGCTCTCCCGCGCCCTGCCCCAGCTCGAGCACCCGGTGCGCACCGCGGTCGGTCTCGCGCCGCAGGGCCTCCTCGGCGCGGGGTGGCAGCTGGCCTCGGCGGCGTGGCGGCACTGGTGGCCGCTGAGCGCCGCGCTGGCCGTGCTCTCGCCCCGTTCCCGACGGACGATCCTCGCGCTCGGGGTGGTCGAGGGTCTCGCGGACTGGTTCGTGCACGCCCGGGGGCAGGCGGGGCTCGACCCGGTGCGGCACACGCTGCTGAAGCGGGCCGACGACCTGGCCTACGGCACCGGGCTGTGGGTCGGCGCGTGGCGGCACCGGAGCACGGCCGCGCTGCGCCCGCACCTGCGGGGCTGA
- the mftE gene encoding mycofactocin biosynthesis peptidyl-dipeptidase MftE translates to MTGLGDLTWPTVPAHPLLVVPVGSVEQHGPHLPLDTDTRIATAAARHLVGRTPGALLGPAVAYGSSGEHEGFAGTTSIGSDALHLLLVELGRSACRWAGRLLLVNGHGGNGPTLVRAVTLLRHEGRDAAWVPCAFPATATHPGDAHAGRTETSLLLHLDPAVVALDRAEAGATAPVGELMDVLRAGGTRAVSRNGVLGDPAGASAAEGADLLAVLGARLGAAVDTWAPAGDGRLR, encoded by the coding sequence GTGACGGGGCTCGGTGATCTGACGTGGCCGACGGTGCCCGCGCACCCGCTGCTGGTCGTCCCCGTGGGCTCGGTCGAGCAGCACGGCCCGCACCTGCCGCTGGACACCGACACCCGGATCGCCACCGCCGCGGCGCGCCACCTCGTGGGACGCACCCCCGGCGCACTCCTCGGACCGGCGGTGGCCTACGGCTCCAGCGGCGAGCACGAGGGCTTCGCCGGCACCACCAGCATCGGCTCGGACGCGCTGCACCTGCTGCTGGTCGAGCTCGGTCGCTCGGCGTGCCGGTGGGCCGGCCGGCTGCTGCTGGTCAACGGCCACGGCGGGAACGGCCCGACCCTGGTGCGCGCGGTGACGCTGCTGCGGCACGAGGGACGCGACGCCGCCTGGGTGCCGTGCGCGTTCCCCGCCACCGCGACCCACCCGGGCGACGCCCACGCCGGGCGCACCGAGACCTCGCTCCTGCTGCACCTCGACCCCGCCGTCGTGGCGCTGGACCGGGCCGAGGCCGGGGCCACCGCACCCGTCGGGGAGCTCATGGACGTGCTGCGGGCCGGCGGCACCCGGGCGGTGAGCCGCAACGGCGTGCTGGGTGACCCCGCGGGAGCCAGCGCGGCCGAGGGGGCCGACCTCCTGGCCGTGCTCGGGGCCCGCCTCGGTGCCGCCGTGGACACCTGGGCGCCCGCCGGCGACGGACGGCTGCGGTGA
- a CDS encoding alpha-amylase family glycosyl hydrolase — protein MTASTRSSRARAAHTWSALQPVLGAAAVERLGADGAAVFLARAQLHLLDLVEPLVLVHGAAAEGLAARVLALALEATAARPADLRTLDHRREIDPGWFQRARVQGYVAYTDRFAGTLAGLPAHLDHLDELGVTYLHLMPLLRPRDGENDGGYAVADFRDVDPRVGTVADLAEVARVLRERGISLCIDLVLNHTAREHAWAQGWLAGDPAYADFYTAHPDRTAPDAWDAVTPSVFPVRAPGSFTWVPEALGGAGGWVWTTFWPYQWDLRWSNPEVLLAVLGEVLWLANLGVEVFRMDAVPFLWKRLGSGRGGQNEPEAHALLQALHAAVKVAAPAVVFKAEAIVAPDDLVAYLGAHSVDGRAVYRPECELAYHNQLMVLLWSSLATGDALLARAALARMQPIPPQASWVTYSRCHDDIGWAVSDVDAAAVGLDGPSHRRFLNDFFAGRFPGSFARGALFQEDRATGDARVSGTAAALCGVWSAQSSDELDRAVRRMVLLSAVTHGWGGVPLLYMGDELALDNDTTYLDDPALADDNRWMHRPHMDWGAAAGRHDEATVGGRVFGWTRRIIEARGSVVALRAGAGSEVLELDDTRVLGWVRHHPRGGPFVGLVNWGSTSAGVELSALHGLGVADVVLASDTLEVTEGRLQLPALGFAWLARE, from the coding sequence GTGACCGCCTCCACCCGCTCCAGCCGCGCCCGCGCCGCCCACACCTGGTCCGCGCTGCAGCCCGTGCTGGGGGCCGCTGCGGTGGAGCGCCTCGGGGCCGACGGCGCAGCGGTGTTCCTGGCGCGCGCCCAGCTGCACCTGCTGGACCTGGTGGAGCCCCTGGTGCTCGTGCACGGCGCCGCCGCCGAGGGCCTCGCCGCCCGCGTGCTCGCCCTGGCCCTCGAGGCCACCGCGGCGCGGCCGGCGGACCTGCGCACCCTCGACCACCGCCGGGAGATCGACCCCGGCTGGTTCCAGCGCGCCCGGGTGCAGGGCTACGTCGCCTACACCGACCGGTTCGCCGGCACCCTCGCCGGGCTGCCGGCGCACCTGGACCACCTGGACGAGCTCGGGGTCACCTACCTGCACCTCATGCCGCTGCTGCGCCCGCGGGACGGCGAGAACGACGGCGGGTACGCGGTGGCCGACTTCCGTGACGTGGACCCCCGCGTCGGCACGGTGGCGGACCTGGCCGAGGTGGCGCGGGTGCTGCGCGAGCGCGGGATCAGCCTCTGCATCGACCTGGTGCTCAACCACACCGCGCGGGAGCACGCCTGGGCGCAGGGGTGGCTCGCCGGGGACCCGGCCTACGCCGACTTCTACACCGCGCACCCCGACCGCACCGCCCCCGACGCGTGGGACGCGGTGACCCCCTCGGTGTTCCCCGTCCGGGCCCCTGGCAGCTTCACCTGGGTCCCGGAGGCACTGGGCGGGGCGGGCGGCTGGGTGTGGACGACCTTCTGGCCGTACCAGTGGGACCTGCGGTGGTCGAACCCCGAGGTCCTGCTGGCCGTGCTCGGCGAGGTGCTGTGGTTGGCGAACCTCGGGGTCGAGGTGTTCCGGATGGACGCCGTGCCGTTCCTCTGGAAGCGGCTCGGGAGCGGTCGGGGCGGTCAGAACGAGCCCGAGGCGCACGCCCTGCTGCAGGCCCTGCACGCGGCGGTGAAGGTGGCGGCCCCGGCGGTGGTGTTCAAGGCGGAGGCGATCGTGGCCCCGGACGACCTGGTGGCCTACCTCGGCGCTCACTCCGTCGACGGGCGGGCCGTGTACCGGCCGGAGTGCGAGCTGGCCTACCACAACCAGCTCATGGTGCTGCTGTGGAGCAGCCTGGCCACGGGCGACGCGCTGCTGGCGAGGGCGGCGCTGGCTCGGATGCAGCCGATCCCGCCGCAGGCGTCCTGGGTGACCTACAGCCGCTGCCACGACGACATCGGCTGGGCGGTCAGCGACGTCGACGCCGCCGCCGTGGGCCTCGACGGGCCGAGCCACCGGCGCTTCCTCAACGACTTCTTCGCCGGCCGCTTCCCCGGCTCGTTCGCCCGGGGCGCGCTGTTCCAGGAGGACCGCGCGACCGGCGACGCACGGGTCTCCGGCACCGCGGCCGCCCTGTGCGGGGTGTGGTCGGCGCAGAGCTCCGACGAGCTCGACCGCGCCGTGCGGCGGATGGTGCTGCTCAGCGCCGTCACGCACGGCTGGGGCGGGGTGCCGCTGCTGTACATGGGCGACGAGCTGGCCCTCGACAACGACACGACCTACCTGGACGACCCGGCGCTCGCCGACGACAACCGGTGGATGCACCGGCCCCACATGGACTGGGGTGCCGCCGCCGGCCGTCACGACGAGGCGACCGTGGGCGGGCGGGTGTTCGGGTGGACCCGGCGCATCATCGAGGCCCGGGGCTCGGTGGTGGCGCTGCGTGCCGGCGCCGGCTCGGAGGTGCTCGAGCTCGACGACACCCGGGTGCTGGGGTGGGTGCGCCACCACCCCCGGGGCGGACCGTTCGTGGGCCTGGTCAACTGGGGCTCCACCTCCGCGGGGGTGGAGCTGTCGGCCCTGCACGGGCTGGGGGTGGCCGACGTGGTGCTCGCCAGCGACACCCTCGAGGTGACCGAGGGGCGGCTCCAGCTGCCGGCCCTGGGCTTCGCCTGGCTGGCCCGGGAGTAG
- a CDS encoding glycine betaine ABC transporter substrate-binding protein, with translation MKKQLLTAVSLGMGLALTLTACGGSSSSSGGGATAGTLAGASITVGSKDFDEQLVLGNITKLALQNAGADVTDQINLGGTNVARKALTSGSIDTYWEYNGTAWISFFGNTDPIPDRQKQYQAVADKDLKDNNLVWLKPAEFNNTYALAYPSSAAGQLGNPTTLSDLSALIKNNPSQASLCVENEFSTRNDGLPGLEAAYGFTFPKDQVTVLDTALVYTQAAKQDPCNFGEVFTSDGRVVGLDLTVLKDDMGFFPLYNPSPVFTKAIYDQYGPALDTIFNPISAALTQDAMNEMNKQVSVDLMRPEQVAKTWLSDNGFI, from the coding sequence ATGAAGAAGCAGTTGTTGACCGCGGTGAGCCTCGGCATGGGGCTCGCCCTGACCCTCACGGCGTGCGGTGGGAGCTCCAGCAGCAGTGGCGGCGGCGCGACGGCCGGCACCCTGGCCGGAGCGAGCATCACCGTCGGGTCCAAGGACTTCGACGAGCAGCTGGTGCTGGGCAACATCACCAAGCTGGCGCTGCAGAACGCCGGCGCCGACGTCACCGACCAGATCAACCTCGGTGGCACCAACGTGGCTCGCAAGGCGCTGACCTCGGGCAGCATCGACACCTACTGGGAGTACAACGGCACCGCCTGGATCAGCTTCTTCGGCAACACCGACCCGATCCCGGACCGCCAGAAGCAGTACCAGGCGGTGGCCGACAAGGACCTCAAGGACAACAACCTGGTGTGGCTGAAGCCGGCCGAGTTCAACAACACCTACGCCCTGGCCTACCCGTCCTCCGCGGCCGGCCAGCTGGGCAACCCCACCACGCTGTCCGACCTGTCTGCGCTGATCAAGAACAACCCCAGCCAGGCCTCGCTGTGCGTGGAGAACGAGTTCTCCACGCGCAACGACGGTCTGCCGGGCCTGGAGGCCGCCTACGGCTTCACCTTCCCCAAGGACCAGGTGACCGTCCTGGACACCGCGCTGGTCTACACCCAGGCGGCCAAGCAGGACCCGTGCAACTTCGGTGAGGTCTTCACCAGCGACGGCCGCGTCGTGGGGCTCGACCTGACCGTGCTCAAGGACGACATGGGATTCTTCCCGCTGTACAACCCGAGCCCGGTGTTCACCAAGGCGATCTACGACCAGTACGGCCCCGCGCTCGACACGATCTTCAACCCGATCTCCGCGGCGCTGACCCAGGACGCGATGAACGAGATGAACAAGCAGGTCTCGGTGGACCTCATGCGGCCGGAGCAGGTGGCCAAGACCTGGCTCTCCGACAACGGCTTCATCTAG
- a CDS encoding ABC transporter permease: protein MATLTTADPRSDVAPDVRGQRRSTLLFWFGMPAFLVTVWVATYLVISSRELDSIEQRTLNYSQLRDSVVEHLQLTVVSTIVVILLAIPLGVIATRPFARRAVPGILGVANIGQGVPSYGLLAIVVVLWTVGFWPVVIGLVAYSALPIVRNTMVGLQQVDRSLIKASRGMGMSAVHVLFRVELPLAIPVMIAGIRTALILNVGTATLATFFAGGGLGYIIFNGIQLNRSPVLYAGVIMVSSLALLVDYLGKAAGRLLAPKGL, encoded by the coding sequence ATGGCCACGCTCACCACCGCCGACCCCCGCTCCGACGTCGCGCCCGACGTGCGGGGACAGCGACGAAGCACGCTGCTGTTCTGGTTCGGGATGCCCGCCTTCCTCGTCACGGTCTGGGTCGCCACCTACCTGGTGATCTCCTCCCGGGAGCTGGACAGCATCGAGCAGCGGACCCTCAACTACTCCCAGCTGCGCGACAGCGTCGTCGAGCACCTCCAGCTGACCGTGGTGTCGACCATCGTCGTCATCCTGCTCGCCATCCCCCTGGGCGTCATCGCGACCAGGCCGTTCGCCCGACGGGCCGTGCCCGGCATCCTCGGCGTGGCCAACATCGGCCAGGGTGTGCCGTCCTACGGGCTGCTCGCCATCGTGGTCGTGCTGTGGACGGTGGGGTTCTGGCCGGTGGTCATCGGCCTCGTCGCCTACTCGGCGCTGCCCATCGTGCGCAACACGATGGTGGGTCTGCAGCAGGTGGACCGGAGCCTGATCAAGGCCTCCCGCGGGATGGGCATGTCGGCGGTCCACGTGCTGTTCAGGGTGGAGCTGCCGCTCGCCATCCCGGTGATGATCGCGGGGATCCGCACGGCCCTGATCCTCAACGTGGGCACCGCCACCCTGGCCACCTTCTTCGCCGGCGGCGGACTGGGCTACATCATCTTCAACGGCATCCAGCTCAACCGCAGCCCGGTGCTCTACGCGGGAGTGATCATGGTGTCCTCGCTGGCGCTGCTCGTGGACTACCTGGGCAAGGCGGCCGGGCGGCTGCTCGCCCCCAAGGGCCTCTGA
- a CDS encoding ABC transporter ATP-binding protein — protein MIELQELTKTFPGQTVPAVDRLSLAVPRGEIVVLVGPSGCGKTTSMELVNRLIEPTSGRIILEGEDVTRGNADELRRRIGYVIQETGLFPHRTIAQNIGTVPTMLGWKKAKLADRVDELLSLVGMDPAAYRGRYPKELSGGQRQRVGVARAMAADPPVMLMDEPFGAIDPITRERLQNEFLRLQQTIQKTIIFVTHDIDEAIKMGDRIVVLRDQSHIAQFDTPAEILSNPADDYVSDFIGAGASLKRLNLTRIRDVAMTDDNPTGLLSEPPADLLARLVASDWSAMLLLDAQRRPARWVTAPDLRRVDGIRPTIGLRATALVEAHATLSDALNELVTSNGGVAIVVDGSGAYQGVVDMETIMTAVRSLREEQSEFYMAAKHTQDES, from the coding sequence ATGATCGAGCTCCAGGAGCTCACCAAGACCTTCCCCGGCCAGACCGTCCCAGCCGTCGACCGCCTCAGCCTGGCGGTGCCACGCGGCGAGATCGTGGTGCTGGTCGGCCCGTCCGGGTGCGGCAAGACCACGTCGATGGAGCTGGTCAACCGGCTCATCGAACCGACCTCCGGCCGGATCATCCTGGAGGGCGAGGACGTCACCAGGGGCAACGCCGACGAGCTCCGGCGACGCATCGGCTACGTCATCCAGGAGACCGGGCTGTTCCCGCACCGCACCATCGCGCAGAACATCGGGACCGTCCCCACGATGCTCGGCTGGAAGAAGGCCAAGCTCGCCGACCGGGTGGACGAGCTGCTGTCGCTGGTGGGCATGGATCCGGCGGCCTACCGCGGCCGCTACCCCAAGGAGCTCTCCGGTGGTCAGCGCCAGCGGGTCGGGGTGGCCCGCGCGATGGCCGCCGACCCGCCGGTGATGCTGATGGACGAGCCGTTCGGCGCCATCGACCCGATCACCCGCGAGCGGCTGCAGAACGAGTTCCTGCGGCTGCAGCAGACCATCCAGAAGACCATCATCTTCGTCACCCACGACATCGACGAGGCCATCAAGATGGGCGACCGGATCGTGGTGCTGCGCGACCAGTCGCACATCGCCCAGTTCGACACCCCGGCCGAGATCCTGAGCAACCCCGCCGACGACTACGTCTCGGACTTCATCGGCGCGGGTGCCTCGCTGAAGCGGCTCAACCTCACCCGCATCCGCGACGTGGCCATGACCGACGACAACCCGACCGGCCTGCTGAGCGAGCCCCCCGCGGACCTGCTGGCCCGGCTGGTGGCCTCGGACTGGTCGGCGATGCTGCTGCTGGACGCCCAGCGTCGACCTGCTCGGTGGGTCACTGCGCCCGACCTGCGCCGGGTGGACGGCATCAGGCCCACCATCGGCCTGCGGGCGACCGCCCTGGTCGAGGCGCACGCCACGCTGTCCGACGCGCTGAACGAGCTGGTCACCTCGAACGGAGGCGTCGCCATCGTCGTCGACGGCTCGGGGGCCTACCAGGGTGTGGTCGACATGGAGACGATCATGACTGCGGTGCGCTCGCTGCGGGAGGAGCAGTCGGAGTTCTACATGGCGGCCAAGCACACGCAGGACGAGTCCTGA
- a CDS encoding ABC transporter permease: protein MNFFDYLSNNYENLFTLSLEHIKLVVVSMLIATAVGVPLGVLAHRSTALRPPIVSTVSVFLTIPSLALLAVFVPIFGLGSPPAIAGLTLYALLPVVSNTIAGLGSVDPSIVKASRGMGVGSLRRLVQVELPLAWPVIITGIRVATQIVIGIAAIAVLVGGPGLGNEIFRGIRSLGATGADNLVIGGTLAVVVLALLFDAVFVIVTRLTTSRGLR from the coding sequence GTGAATTTTTTCGACTACCTCTCGAACAACTACGAGAACCTGTTCACGCTGTCCCTCGAGCACATCAAGCTCGTGGTGGTCTCCATGCTGATCGCCACGGCCGTGGGTGTGCCGCTGGGCGTGCTCGCGCACCGCAGCACCGCCCTGCGCCCGCCCATCGTCTCCACCGTCTCGGTGTTCCTCACCATCCCGTCGCTGGCCCTGCTGGCGGTGTTCGTCCCGATCTTCGGGCTCGGCTCGCCCCCTGCCATCGCCGGGCTCACCCTGTACGCCCTGCTGCCGGTGGTCAGCAACACGATCGCGGGTCTTGGTTCGGTCGACCCCTCGATCGTCAAGGCCTCCCGCGGCATGGGCGTCGGATCTCTGCGACGCCTGGTGCAGGTCGAGCTCCCGCTGGCCTGGCCGGTGATCATCACCGGCATCAGGGTCGCCACCCAGATCGTCATCGGCATCGCCGCGATCGCCGTGCTGGTCGGCGGGCCGGGCCTCGGCAACGAGATCTTCCGCGGCATCCGATCGCTGGGAGCCACCGGGGCGGACAACCTCGTCATCGGCGGCACCTTGGCCGTCGTCGTGCTGGCCCTGCTGTTCGACGCCGTGTTCGTGATCGTCACCCGACTCACCACCTCGCGAGGTCTCCGATGA